A stretch of Candidatus Vicinibacter affinis DNA encodes these proteins:
- a CDS encoding activator of HSP90 ATPase 1 family protein, whose translation MARVQFQTEFMFKASPSIIYLFVTQPTTIIRWFCDKVDNVGDHYTFSWDGDSEEATLVIDIEDEMVKYQWVDREEEFLQFRIYKTDITNETILEITDFCDDDEVQEQKDIWEVYIKKFKTFCGG comes from the coding sequence ATGGCAAGAGTTCAATTTCAAACAGAATTTATGTTCAAAGCCTCTCCATCGATCATTTATCTGTTTGTTACACAACCGACCACAATCATACGCTGGTTCTGTGATAAGGTGGATAATGTAGGTGACCATTACACTTTTTCATGGGATGGCGACTCTGAAGAAGCAACGTTGGTCATTGACATCGAAGACGAAATGGTTAAATACCAATGGGTAGATCGGGAAGAAGAGTTTCTTCAATTTAGAATTTATAAAACGGACATTACCAATGAAACCATTTTGGAGATTACAGATTTCTGTGATGACGATGAGGTTCAGGAACAAAAAGACATATGGGAGGTTTATATCAAGAAGTTTAAGACTTTTTGTGGGGGATGA
- a CDS encoding M1 family metallopeptidase encodes MTKILIYSKLTFLTITTFFLFEVIANGQKFTLKDSLRGSLRSERDYNVLHYNLDIKLDPEDKFIIGSNEITLLSRSALKEIQIDLFQNMKIIKITQGKKSLKYRRVFDAVFVECPLNPEENAKIKIEFEGHPLVAKNAPWDGGFVWKSDEAGNPWVGVACEGIGASLWWPNKDHLSDEPESMDIWITVPKDLSAISNGRLIETEKVGKKHKKYHWQVSYPINNYNVTLYVGDYVNFNEEITTLSKEKLLLNYYVLRPNLEKAKEHFKQTPKILESFEHYLGPYPFIKDGYALVESPYLGMEHQSAIAYGNKFNRGYLGGRVPEEFSVDYIILHESAHEYWGNSVSCKDHAEMWIHEGFTTYMENLYIEYYYGKEAGLKYLESNKKAIKNDKPLLGPKSVNFTENPGDIYSKGAWVLQSLRYAIGNDSIWFDILKTFYNQHKYGFAETKDFVDLVNVKTQRDFTPFLRQYLKYKELPKLVYSVSVRDNYTQIKYKLDCLEREFYVPIEFNLDGKKIKLEPKNEWKYIEFNRIFKDVKPVTKEILIEIEKV; translated from the coding sequence ATGACAAAAATCTTAATCTATTCAAAGTTGACTTTTCTTACAATAACCACTTTCTTTTTGTTTGAGGTTATTGCAAATGGTCAAAAGTTTACTTTAAAAGATTCATTAAGAGGATCTTTAAGATCAGAAAGAGATTATAATGTTTTGCATTATAATCTGGACATTAAGCTTGATCCTGAGGATAAATTTATCATCGGAAGTAATGAAATTACTTTGCTCAGTAGATCTGCCCTAAAGGAAATACAGATTGATCTTTTCCAAAACATGAAGATTATTAAAATCACTCAAGGAAAGAAATCATTGAAGTACCGAAGAGTATTTGATGCAGTTTTTGTGGAGTGTCCGTTAAATCCTGAGGAAAATGCTAAAATAAAAATTGAATTTGAAGGACATCCTTTGGTTGCTAAAAATGCACCATGGGATGGTGGATTTGTTTGGAAAAGTGACGAGGCTGGCAACCCTTGGGTTGGGGTTGCATGCGAAGGAATCGGGGCAAGCCTTTGGTGGCCAAATAAAGACCATCTTTCAGATGAACCTGAATCCATGGATATTTGGATTACCGTGCCAAAGGACCTTTCGGCTATTTCAAATGGAAGACTTATTGAAACTGAAAAGGTAGGTAAAAAGCACAAGAAATACCATTGGCAGGTAAGTTATCCCATCAACAATTACAATGTGACTTTGTATGTCGGGGATTATGTAAATTTTAATGAAGAGATTACAACCTTAAGTAAAGAGAAGTTGCTCTTAAATTATTATGTGCTTCGCCCTAACCTGGAAAAGGCGAAAGAACATTTCAAACAAACTCCAAAAATACTTGAATCCTTTGAGCATTATTTGGGGCCATATCCATTTATTAAGGACGGGTATGCCTTGGTCGAATCACCATATTTAGGTATGGAACACCAAAGTGCCATTGCTTATGGCAATAAATTTAATCGAGGGTATTTGGGAGGAAGGGTTCCGGAAGAGTTTTCTGTAGATTATATTATACTGCATGAAAGTGCCCATGAATACTGGGGAAACAGTGTGTCTTGTAAAGATCATGCTGAAATGTGGATTCACGAAGGCTTTACCACTTACATGGAAAATCTCTACATAGAATATTATTATGGAAAAGAAGCCGGGCTAAAATATTTGGAATCCAATAAAAAAGCAATCAAAAATGACAAACCACTCTTAGGACCAAAATCGGTTAACTTTACTGAAAATCCTGGGGATATTTATTCAAAAGGGGCGTGGGTTCTTCAATCCTTAAGATATGCAATTGGAAATGACAGTATTTGGTTTGATATTTTAAAAACCTTTTACAATCAACACAAATATGGATTTGCAGAGACGAAAGATTTTGTCGATTTAGTAAATGTTAAAACCCAGCGAGATTTCACCCCTTTCCTGCGTCAATATTTAAAGTACAAAGAGCTCCCTAAATTAGTCTATTCTGTAAGTGTAAGGGATAATTATACTCAAATCAAATACAAATTGGATTGTTTGGAAAGAGAATTTTATGTTCCTATAGAATTCAATCTTGATGGCAAGAAAATCAAATTGGAACCTAAAAACGAGTGGAAATATATTGAATTCAATAGAATTTTCAAGGATGTCAAACCAGTAACCAAGGAAATATTAATTGAAATTGAAAAAGTGTAA
- a CDS encoding SDR family NAD(P)-dependent oxidoreductase, which yields MQSILITGVSSGIGRYLANQLSPYYKVYGTVRKEVDRSRLLEEEPDMEVIIMDISEPTSVEWAFKQLASKLKGNQLYALINNGGIAVPGPLAYLPMSEFELQINVNVIGQLRVIQGALPFLLNSLEGSRIINISSVSGMIGAPFLGAYVASKFALEGMTDSLRRECALLGIKVILMEPGPIKTLIWQKNLGVASKFEKTPFYKYIQKADELIKATEENALPLSAIKKPVIHALQSPRPKNRYIVHKNPLLIRLAAYFLPSKYLDYLVLRNLKSGKKKIRPV from the coding sequence ATGCAATCTATTTTAATAACGGGTGTTAGTTCAGGAATTGGGCGATATTTGGCTAATCAGCTGTCCCCTTATTACAAGGTTTATGGAACTGTGCGCAAGGAAGTAGACAGATCCAGGCTTTTAGAGGAGGAGCCTGATATGGAGGTAATTATTATGGATATTTCTGAGCCGACTTCAGTTGAATGGGCGTTTAAACAGCTGGCTTCAAAACTGAAAGGAAATCAGTTGTATGCATTAATAAATAACGGTGGAATTGCCGTCCCAGGCCCTTTAGCCTATCTTCCAATGAGCGAATTTGAACTGCAAATAAATGTAAATGTTATTGGGCAGCTTAGAGTTATTCAAGGGGCATTACCTTTTTTGCTTAATTCTTTGGAAGGGTCAAGGATAATTAATATAAGTTCTGTTTCTGGAATGATAGGTGCTCCATTTTTAGGGGCTTATGTGGCTTCAAAATTCGCTTTGGAAGGAATGACAGATAGTTTAAGAAGGGAATGTGCACTTTTAGGAATTAAAGTGATTTTAATGGAACCAGGCCCAATAAAAACTTTAATATGGCAGAAAAATCTTGGGGTTGCATCAAAATTTGAGAAGACTCCCTTTTACAAATACATTCAAAAAGCCGATGAACTCATCAAAGCCACTGAAGAAAATGCACTACCTTTGTCAGCTATTAAAAAACCAGTGATACATGCACTTCAATCACCACGACCTAAAAATAGATATATAGTTCATAAAAATCCTTTGTTAATTAGACTTGCGGCATATTTTTTGCCCTCCAAATATTTAGATTATTTAGTACTGAGGAATTTAAAATCAGGTAAGAAAAAAATAAGACCCGTGTGA
- the rplS gene encoding 50S ribosomal protein L19 yields the protein MDLIKYVEDQLLDVSRIPSFESGDTIVISYKIIEGNKERIQDFRGDVINIRGEGKNKSFTVRKVSNGVGVERIFPISSLNIVEIKVVKKGHVRRAKLFYIRGLSGKKARIKEANISK from the coding sequence ATGGATTTGATAAAATATGTTGAAGATCAATTACTTGACGTAAGCCGAATTCCAAGTTTTGAATCAGGTGACACCATTGTAATAAGTTACAAGATCATTGAAGGTAATAAAGAAAGGATTCAGGATTTTAGGGGTGATGTCATCAACATCCGTGGAGAAGGTAAAAACAAATCATTTACTGTACGTAAAGTTTCTAATGGCGTAGGCGTAGAGCGTATCTTTCCTATTTCCTCACTAAACATTGTGGAAATTAAGGTTGTAAAGAAAGGCCATGTTAGAAGAGCTAAATTATTCTACATCAGAGGATTGTCTGGTAAAAAGGCTAGAATAAAAGAGGCTAACATTTCAAAATAA
- a CDS encoding gliding motility-associated C-terminal domain-containing protein has protein sequence MGRYYLILALFVVNFWSLSAKHIIGGEIYYSCIKVNLNDNTATYEFTLKIYRDCISQGAILDDPAKLGIYEKLSTNNYRFVNSYSVPLNSSRRLFSENPCIITPPSVCVEEGIYEFTATLPIIQNTYTIAYQRCCRNETISNIINPGDQGAAYTIDISPEAQKICNNSPRFKSFPPIIICEGRPLNYDHSAFDQEGDIITYEFCAPSSAGGKQGSAEGRPGGRAEDCDGVTPNPNACPPPFSLVQFRAPFFTALNPLGGNPQVSINPLTGLITGTPNTLGQFVVGVCIKEYRNGILLSTVRRDFQFNVITCENTLNARMQSDSVQTNDRFILNSCGDLTVNLINQSTIESNIKSYDWEFLINGQTQVFNSKNVSVTFPGLGSYSGKLILNKGALDCTDSADITINILPDINADFDYQYDTCIAGPVRFTDLSTTGSGRMTDWVWTPEPSKTVLIQNHDYTFSTPGIKSAKLVVRDISGCKDSIVKDFSYFPVPPLLIVNPSNFTGCNPLSVFFENLSVPIDDSYDILWSFGDGKTSKKISPNHLFQNPGLYSVRLEITSPIGCYTKADYPNWINVIESPEAGFDYDPKTLSSFQKQINLTDQSKSAEFLKYIINDRFILFDRNAQFTFRDTGVQKISQIVSRPNGCMDTLTIFIDVEPKVTFFMPNAFTPNGDGKNEEFIGVGYIDGMQGFQMSVWDRWGSQLFNSSDPLTGWNGRVNGSGDFVPPGVYIYVIQYKEPRGKQVYLKGFATVVR, from the coding sequence ATGGGTAGATATTATCTGATCCTTGCTTTGTTTGTGGTGAATTTCTGGTCTCTGAGTGCAAAACACATCATTGGGGGCGAGATTTATTATTCATGTATAAAGGTCAATTTAAATGACAATACGGCTACCTATGAGTTCACTTTGAAGATCTACCGAGATTGTATCAGTCAAGGTGCCATTTTGGATGATCCCGCAAAGCTTGGTATTTATGAAAAATTATCTACCAATAACTATCGATTTGTAAACTCTTATTCAGTTCCCCTTAATTCTTCCAGAAGGTTGTTCTCTGAGAATCCGTGCATAATCACTCCTCCGTCTGTATGTGTTGAAGAGGGGATTTATGAGTTTACAGCGACTTTACCAATCATTCAAAACACTTATACGATAGCCTATCAAAGATGTTGCAGGAATGAAACCATTTCTAATATTATCAATCCTGGAGACCAGGGGGCCGCTTACACAATAGACATCAGCCCTGAGGCGCAAAAAATTTGTAACAACAGTCCAAGATTTAAAAGTTTTCCCCCCATCATTATATGTGAGGGAAGACCTCTAAATTATGATCATTCAGCATTTGACCAGGAAGGGGATATCATTACGTATGAGTTTTGTGCACCGAGTTCAGCGGGAGGCAAACAAGGTTCGGCGGAAGGCAGACCGGGTGGCAGGGCGGAAGATTGTGATGGCGTAACCCCTAATCCAAATGCATGCCCACCTCCATTTAGTCTTGTACAATTCAGAGCTCCATTTTTTACAGCGTTGAATCCGCTTGGGGGTAATCCTCAGGTGAGTATAAATCCATTAACCGGACTTATAACAGGTACACCAAACACGCTGGGTCAATTTGTAGTTGGAGTTTGTATTAAAGAATACAGGAATGGAATTCTCCTGAGTACCGTTAGAAGAGATTTTCAATTTAATGTAATAACCTGTGAAAATACCTTAAATGCAAGAATGCAATCAGATTCAGTTCAAACGAATGATCGGTTCATTTTAAATTCGTGTGGTGACCTGACCGTAAATCTCATCAATCAAAGCACCATAGAATCTAACATAAAATCCTATGATTGGGAATTTCTAATTAATGGACAAACTCAAGTATTCAATTCCAAGAACGTTTCCGTTACCTTCCCGGGGCTTGGCAGCTATTCAGGAAAACTTATCTTGAACAAGGGGGCGTTGGATTGTACTGATTCTGCTGACATTACAATTAATATATTACCGGATATTAATGCTGATTTTGACTACCAATATGACACCTGTATTGCGGGTCCCGTCAGGTTTACAGATTTATCTACGACCGGGTCAGGTAGGATGACAGATTGGGTCTGGACGCCTGAACCAAGCAAAACAGTTTTAATCCAAAATCACGATTATACATTTTCTACTCCGGGAATTAAATCAGCTAAATTGGTCGTTCGTGATATCAGTGGTTGTAAAGATTCTATCGTTAAAGATTTTTCTTATTTCCCTGTCCCTCCACTCCTAATTGTCAACCCAAGTAACTTTACGGGATGTAATCCGTTGTCCGTATTTTTTGAAAACTTATCAGTTCCAATTGATGACAGTTATGACATACTTTGGAGCTTTGGAGATGGCAAAACCAGTAAAAAAATCTCTCCGAATCACCTCTTCCAAAATCCAGGATTATATTCTGTTCGTTTGGAAATCACCTCGCCTATAGGCTGTTATACCAAGGCTGATTATCCAAACTGGATAAATGTTATTGAAAGTCCTGAGGCAGGATTTGATTACGACCCCAAAACTCTCAGTTCATTCCAAAAGCAGATTAATCTAACAGACCAGTCTAAGAGTGCAGAATTTTTGAAGTATATCATTAACGATCGTTTTATTTTATTTGATCGAAATGCACAATTCACTTTTAGGGATACAGGGGTACAAAAAATCAGTCAAATAGTCTCCAGACCAAATGGATGCATGGATACTTTGACCATTTTTATTGATGTTGAACCAAAGGTTACTTTTTTTATGCCAAACGCATTCACCCCAAATGGTGATGGAAAAAATGAAGAATTTATTGGAGTCGGGTATATAGATGGGATGCAAGGTTTTCAAATGAGTGTATGGGACAGATGGGGATCGCAATTGTTTAATTCAAGTGATCCATTAACCGGATGGAACGGGAGGGTCAATGGTTCCGGTGATTTTGTCCCCCCCGGAGTTTACATATATGTTATTCAATATAAAGAGCCAAGAGGGAAGCAGGTTTACCTAAAGGGCTTTGCCACAGTGGTCAGATGA
- a CDS encoding glyceraldehyde-3-phosphate dehydrogenase, producing MNSNPLDHQSALQEWREKEKQALELSKLVGELRFDRSIEIVLFRRDLFDIRPSEIINIHLFSKNYINTPITVELTLSIVKVIYQTTELNPSKIDIGRLAAEWEAEKNENSKLDDFVKSKLSGGIGGEKDKDPHRDVVLYGFGRIGRLVARRLISSTGRGEQLLLKAIVIRPSMKERKEEILKRMSLLETDSIHGNFPGTIEVFHEESLVKINGNIIHMIFANDPSDINYEDYGIRNALLIDNTGMWDTKEKLSAHLRPGIAQVILTAPGKDIPNIVVGVNQDIVDPHKENIFCAASCTTNAIVPIIQVMDHNFGIMKGHIETVHAYTSDQNLLDNFHKKPRRGRGAPINMVITSTGAASAVAKVLPHLKGKLTGNAVRVPVPNVSLAILNLSLEKETNLEEVLATLRKATLVGELVEQLQYSSSNEYVSSNAVGSTVASVIDAPSTILSNDGKTVTIYAWYDNEYGYTCQVVRLAKYVAEVRRYTYY from the coding sequence ATGAATTCAAATCCGCTGGACCATCAATCCGCGCTTCAAGAGTGGCGTGAAAAGGAAAAACAAGCCCTGGAACTGAGCAAACTTGTTGGAGAGCTTCGTTTTGACCGTTCCATTGAAATTGTGCTTTTCAGAAGAGATCTTTTCGATATCAGACCTTCTGAAATTATAAACATTCACCTATTTTCAAAAAACTATATCAATACCCCTATTACTGTTGAGTTAACCCTTTCAATTGTAAAAGTAATTTACCAAACAACAGAACTCAATCCGTCTAAAATAGACATTGGAAGATTGGCCGCTGAATGGGAAGCCGAAAAAAATGAAAATTCCAAACTCGACGATTTTGTCAAATCCAAACTTTCCGGGGGCATAGGCGGAGAAAAAGATAAGGATCCGCATCGTGATGTTGTTCTTTATGGCTTTGGTAGAATTGGGCGATTAGTGGCTAGAAGGCTGATTAGTTCTACTGGTCGTGGAGAGCAACTATTACTTAAAGCTATAGTTATAAGACCCAGCATGAAGGAACGAAAAGAAGAAATTCTAAAAAGAATGTCTCTTCTTGAAACGGATTCAATACATGGAAATTTTCCCGGAACCATTGAGGTTTTTCATGAGGAATCATTGGTTAAGATTAATGGAAATATTATTCACATGATCTTTGCAAACGACCCATCTGACATAAATTATGAAGATTACGGAATAAGAAACGCCCTATTGATTGACAATACAGGGATGTGGGACACTAAAGAAAAATTAAGTGCCCACCTTAGACCTGGAATTGCACAAGTTATACTCACTGCACCAGGCAAAGACATTCCCAATATTGTGGTAGGTGTAAATCAGGATATTGTTGATCCACACAAGGAAAATATTTTTTGTGCTGCTTCTTGTACAACGAATGCAATTGTTCCCATTATTCAGGTTATGGACCACAATTTTGGAATTATGAAAGGTCACATAGAAACCGTTCACGCCTATACAAGTGATCAAAATCTCTTAGATAATTTTCATAAAAAACCAAGAAGGGGTCGCGGAGCTCCCATAAATATGGTAATCACCAGTACTGGAGCTGCATCTGCAGTAGCTAAGGTACTGCCCCACCTCAAAGGAAAACTAACTGGCAATGCTGTCAGGGTTCCCGTGCCAAATGTGTCTCTTGCCATTCTTAATTTAAGTCTAGAAAAGGAAACCAATCTTGAAGAAGTTCTTGCTACGCTTAGAAAAGCAACTTTGGTTGGAGAATTGGTTGAGCAACTGCAATATTCCAGTTCCAACGAGTATGTATCCAGCAATGCGGTGGGATCAACTGTAGCATCTGTCATTGATGCACCTTCCACCATTTTGAGTAATGATGGAAAAACTGTAACCATTTACGCCTGGTATGACAATGAGTATGGATATACTTGTCAGGTAGTTAGATTGGCAAAATATGTAGCTGAGGTTAGACGCTACACATATTATTAG
- a CDS encoding sigma-70 family RNA polymerase sigma factor, translated as MRQLKITKSITNRESQSLEKYLQEIGKVDLLTPEEEVELAKQIKQGDQISLEKLTKANLRFVVSVAKQYQNQGLSLSDLINEGNLGLIKAAQRFDETRGFKFISYAVWWIRQSILQALAEQSRIVRLPLNKVGSLNKINRAFSELEQEFEREPSAEELATVLEIPTEEVETTLGVAARHVSMDAPFVEGEDNSLLDVLENDSTPATDSVLEYKDSLRKEIERALGTLTDRQADVIKLYFGIGVEHPESLEDIGDKFGLTRERVRQIKDKAINKLRSTTRSKLLKQYLGS; from the coding sequence ATGCGGCAATTAAAAATCACCAAATCAATTACAAATCGGGAGAGCCAATCCCTCGAAAAATATTTACAGGAAATTGGAAAAGTTGACCTTCTCACTCCAGAAGAGGAAGTTGAATTAGCCAAACAAATTAAACAAGGTGACCAAATCTCTCTTGAAAAGTTGACCAAAGCAAATCTCCGATTTGTGGTTTCTGTTGCCAAGCAATACCAAAATCAAGGGCTTTCTCTTTCTGACTTGATCAATGAAGGGAACCTTGGTCTCATAAAGGCTGCACAGCGATTTGACGAAACGAGAGGTTTTAAGTTTATATCCTATGCGGTTTGGTGGATTCGTCAATCAATACTTCAGGCATTGGCTGAACAAAGCCGAATTGTAAGGCTTCCTCTTAATAAGGTTGGGTCACTCAATAAAATAAACCGAGCTTTTTCAGAACTGGAACAGGAATTTGAAAGGGAACCTTCTGCTGAAGAGTTAGCCACCGTTCTTGAGATACCAACTGAAGAAGTTGAGACTACCTTAGGGGTTGCAGCTCGACATGTGTCCATGGATGCTCCATTTGTTGAAGGGGAGGACAATTCATTACTGGATGTATTAGAAAATGACAGCACACCTGCAACAGATTCTGTTCTGGAATATAAGGATTCGCTCAGAAAGGAGATCGAACGTGCATTAGGTACACTAACCGACAGGCAGGCAGATGTTATTAAATTATATTTCGGAATAGGGGTAGAGCATCCTGAATCTTTAGAAGACATCGGAGACAAATTTGGTCTGACAAGGGAGCGAGTCAGACAAATTAAAGATAAGGCAATCAATAAGTTACGTTCCACCACCAGAAGTAAGTTATTAAAGCAATATTTAGGGAGCTAA
- a CDS encoding L-threonylcarbamoyladenylate synthase, with amino-acid sequence MIDSAFGEPMETVHEIDRIVSILDNGGLVLLPTDTVWGISCRHDHQQALERLIGLKQRPHGIGFILLVDSIEMLKKYSPRIHPRVETLLQYHKQPLTLISSMGQLVHPLVAASDGTVAVRVCYDPFCSEIISKLGEPIVSTTVNIIGNPIPASFNQIESFWFDNTDYVSFHRMNDQIKNAPSVLAKFDESGELEFIR; translated from the coding sequence ATGATTGACTCTGCGTTTGGCGAACCAATGGAAACTGTTCATGAAATTGACCGGATAGTCAGTATTTTAGATAATGGTGGTCTGGTATTGCTGCCAACTGATACAGTTTGGGGAATTTCTTGTAGGCATGATCATCAACAAGCATTAGAGCGTTTGATTGGCTTAAAACAAAGACCACATGGAATAGGATTTATTTTATTGGTTGATTCAATTGAAATGTTGAAAAAGTATTCACCTCGCATACATCCCAGGGTGGAAACGCTCCTTCAATATCACAAACAACCTTTAACTCTTATTTCTTCCATGGGACAACTTGTACATCCTTTAGTAGCTGCATCTGATGGAACAGTGGCTGTGAGAGTTTGTTACGATCCTTTTTGTTCAGAAATAATATCAAAGCTAGGCGAGCCAATAGTTTCTACAACAGTAAATATCATTGGAAATCCGATCCCTGCTTCATTTAATCAAATTGAATCATTTTGGTTTGACAATACAGATTATGTTTCATTCCACAGAATGAATGATCAAATAAAAAACGCACCCAGTGTTTTGGCGAAGTTTGATGAATCCGGTGAACTGGAATTTATCCGATAA
- a CDS encoding PDZ domain-containing protein yields MEKSAHPYFKYQPLLLAICAIIGMYGGYKLKLPEQKNKLSFDSNLKNYTSGQKITDALSYIDSKYVDSLKINEASDYMIQQLCLALDPYSEYIPANQVQEYMDDLDGGYHGIGLSFIKFDETWMANNVLKNSPAELGGIEPGDEILSINGHTNKEEDFSPEGLTKSNPFEVDLKWKKQGSGEVIAKKIRKENLESSTLGPVFPIDQNVFYLRLNSIGERSYREFMDKVEKYTFGQGRKSLILDLRDNSGGLLNIAADILNQLVPVRNVELFSTINREGKKKSFNSLGKPFFKLDKIIILINEHTASSAEIIAGSLQELKLAKLLGFPSFGKATVLEPFNLADGSQILLATSRILLPSGRCIQKPYYTYSKDSITNWISPFNPIADSFGRSSNKYVSAMGLSPDWVVEKDDSMIELSDDEQLQLRNIMLSNYQALKIAIAGKVENITSKETDQLLEGYLSKNNQLLINSNSLFQMKERSKFILAELLFGMNASQNLQLINDPVFARAKKEISLN; encoded by the coding sequence ATGGAAAAATCAGCTCATCCATATTTTAAATATCAGCCCTTACTTTTGGCAATTTGTGCCATAATTGGAATGTATGGTGGTTATAAATTAAAACTACCTGAGCAAAAAAACAAATTGTCTTTTGATTCCAATTTAAAAAACTACACCTCCGGTCAAAAAATTACAGATGCGTTGTCATACATTGATTCCAAATATGTGGATAGTTTAAAAATCAATGAAGCATCTGATTACATGATCCAACAATTGTGTTTGGCTCTTGACCCATATTCAGAATATATACCTGCAAACCAGGTTCAAGAATATATGGATGATTTGGATGGCGGTTATCATGGCATTGGATTATCTTTTATAAAATTTGATGAAACCTGGATGGCAAATAATGTCTTAAAAAACAGTCCGGCAGAGCTTGGAGGTATTGAACCAGGAGACGAAATTTTATCAATAAATGGGCACACAAATAAAGAGGAAGATTTTAGTCCGGAGGGTTTAACCAAATCAAATCCTTTTGAAGTAGACCTAAAATGGAAAAAGCAAGGATCTGGTGAAGTCATAGCCAAAAAAATTAGGAAAGAAAATTTAGAAAGCTCTACTCTTGGACCGGTTTTTCCAATTGACCAAAATGTTTTTTACCTAAGACTTAACTCTATAGGTGAGCGATCCTACAGGGAATTTATGGATAAAGTTGAAAAATATACTTTCGGTCAGGGTAGAAAAAGTTTAATCTTGGATTTGAGAGACAATTCAGGTGGGTTGCTCAATATTGCTGCCGACATATTAAACCAACTTGTTCCTGTAAGAAACGTTGAACTTTTTTCAACTATAAATAGAGAAGGCAAAAAGAAATCCTTTAATTCACTTGGAAAGCCATTCTTTAAGCTTGACAAAATTATTATTTTGATAAATGAGCACACTGCTTCTTCCGCAGAAATTATAGCAGGCTCTTTACAGGAATTAAAACTTGCTAAACTGTTGGGATTTCCTAGTTTTGGAAAAGCGACTGTTCTTGAACCTTTTAATCTGGCTGATGGATCCCAAATTCTTTTAGCAACTTCACGAATTCTGCTTCCTTCCGGTCGGTGTATCCAAAAACCCTACTATACCTACAGCAAAGATTCCATCACCAATTGGATTAGTCCTTTCAATCCTATTGCAGACAGTTTTGGAAGATCATCAAACAAATATGTTTCAGCAATGGGCCTTTCACCTGATTGGGTTGTAGAAAAGGATGATTCGATGATTGAATTATCAGATGATGAGCAACTGCAACTTAGAAATATAATGCTATCAAACTACCAAGCTCTTAAAATTGCAATTGCCGGAAAAGTTGAAAATATCACAAGTAAAGAGACAGATCAGTTGCTTGAAGGTTATTTATCTAAAAATAATCAACTACTAATAAATTCAAACAGCCTTTTTCAAATGAAGGAAAGATCTAAATTTATTTTAGCAGAATTGTTGTTTGGGATGAATGCTTCACAAAATCTTCAACTTATCAATGATCCTGTTTTTGCAAGGGCAAAAAAGGAAATTTCTCTTAACTGA